A genomic window from Tolypothrix sp. PCC 7910 includes:
- a CDS encoding NIL domain-containing protein, translated as MKKRVTLTFPKRAIQMPVTYRLAKEFNVAANIIRAQVAPNQIGKLVVELLGDIDQLDAAIEWMRSQNINVSHTLGEIVIDEDTCVHCGLCTGVCPTEALSLHPETYKLTFTRSRCIVCEQCIPTCPVQAISTNL; from the coding sequence GTGAAAAAACGAGTTACTCTCACTTTTCCCAAACGTGCTATACAAATGCCGGTTACCTATAGACTGGCTAAAGAGTTTAATGTTGCGGCTAATATTATCCGTGCCCAAGTTGCCCCAAATCAAATTGGTAAGCTGGTTGTGGAATTATTGGGAGATATCGATCAGTTAGATGCGGCGATTGAGTGGATGCGATCGCAAAACATCAATGTGTCACATACATTGGGCGAAATTGTCATTGATGAAGATACCTGTGTTCACTGCGGTTTATGTACTGGGGTTTGTCCCACTGAAGCCTTGAGTCTCCATCCAGAAACATATAAGCTGACATTCACGCGATCGCGTTGCATTGTCTGCGAACAGTGTATCCCTACCTGCCCGGTGCAAGCAATTTCTACTAATCTTTAG
- the radC gene encoding DNA repair protein RadC, which translates to MTYCLRIADMPETERPRERLMAHGPKVLATAELIAILLGTGQGPGKLSAVGLGQYILSELGKHQRDPLAVLREVTPAELMQIPGVGPAKATTILAAIELGKRAFQTRPEGETIDSPLAAAAALSQNLMWQSQERFAVLLLDVKNRLLGTQVITIGTATETLASPREIFREVIRQGATRVIVAHNHPSGSLEPSQEDIELTRQLLAGANFLGIPLLDHLILGNGNHQSLREITTLWDEYPQGD; encoded by the coding sequence ATGACCTATTGCCTCAGAATTGCTGATATGCCTGAGACTGAACGTCCGCGTGAACGTTTAATGGCTCATGGCCCCAAAGTTTTAGCTACTGCTGAATTGATTGCAATTTTGTTAGGTACTGGTCAAGGGCCAGGAAAATTATCGGCTGTGGGTTTGGGACAATATATTTTGAGCGAATTAGGCAAACATCAGCGCGACCCTTTGGCAGTTTTGCGAGAAGTTACCCCAGCAGAGTTAATGCAAATTCCTGGGGTGGGGCCAGCCAAGGCGACTACTATCTTAGCGGCGATTGAATTAGGGAAACGCGCTTTTCAAACTCGACCAGAAGGGGAAACTATTGATAGCCCACTAGCAGCCGCAGCAGCTTTAAGCCAGAATTTAATGTGGCAATCGCAAGAACGGTTTGCAGTGTTGCTGTTAGATGTTAAAAATCGCTTGCTGGGAACCCAAGTCATTACCATTGGTACGGCTACAGAAACCTTAGCTTCTCCCCGCGAAATTTTTCGAGAAGTAATTCGCCAGGGTGCAACGCGGGTAATTGTCGCACATAATCATCCATCTGGTAGCCTGGAACCCAGTCAAGAAGATATCGAATTGACGCGCCAATTGCTAGCAGGAGCAAATTTTTTAGGTATTCCCCTGCTGGATCATCTAATTTTAGGTAATGGTAATCACCAAAGTTTACGAGAAATTACAACTTTATGGGATGAGTATCCGCAAGGGGATTAG
- a CDS encoding thioredoxin family protein — MTKDSPVNTPAKPESTTAARVRNFLIALVAIALSVALVVGLRSETTSASLSKLDEASTPLEVAISNGKPSLVEFYADWCTVCQKMVPDMTELKQQYADQLNFVMLNVDNTKWLPEMLKYRVDGIPHFVFLGKNGETIAQAIGDQPRAVMASNLEALATDSSLPYAQLSGQVSKFSAPVTPTASQEDPRSHGSQVVN; from the coding sequence ATGACTAAAGATTCGCCAGTGAATACTCCAGCAAAGCCGGAATCTACAACAGCGGCGCGAGTAAGAAATTTTTTAATCGCCCTAGTAGCGATCGCACTCAGCGTTGCTTTAGTTGTAGGATTGCGAAGTGAAACAACTTCGGCTTCTTTGAGTAAGTTGGATGAAGCCTCTACACCCCTAGAAGTAGCTATCAGCAACGGTAAGCCTTCACTGGTAGAGTTTTACGCTGATTGGTGTACTGTTTGTCAAAAAATGGTACCAGATATGACTGAGTTAAAACAGCAATATGCAGATCAGCTCAACTTTGTCATGCTAAATGTGGATAACACCAAATGGCTACCAGAAATGCTGAAATATCGGGTGGATGGCATTCCCCATTTTGTATTTTTGGGTAAGAATGGTGAAACCATAGCGCAAGCAATTGGAGATCAACCGCGCGCTGTGATGGCTAGTAATTTAGAGGCTTTAGCAACAGATTCATCTCTACCTTACGCCCAACTTAGCGGCCAGGTTTCTAAATTCTCTGCACCTGTTACACCAACAGCTAGCCAAGAAGATCCGCGTAGTCATGGTAGTCAGGTGGTAAATTAG
- a CDS encoding tRNA(His) guanylyltransferase Thg1 family protein, with translation MKFDELDNRMRVFETAHDHCVLPGIYIVARLDGRGFTRLTKEVHQFEAPFDSYFRDLMVDTVEHLMNCGIDIIYGYTQSDEISLLFALNENTFNRKLRKLNSVLASEASAKFSLSLSALACFDCRISQLPNKEEVVNYFRWRSEDAHRNALNAHCYWCLRRDGQNATQATSMMKGLSVAEKNEMLFQHGINFNQIPNWQKRGVGLYWEKYEKQGYNPVKGEIVPALRRRIRQDLDLPMRDEYSQFIAKLVSAES, from the coding sequence TTGAAATTTGATGAACTAGATAACAGGATGCGGGTGTTTGAGACAGCACACGATCATTGTGTGCTACCCGGAATTTATATTGTTGCTAGATTAGATGGACGTGGCTTTACTCGCCTGACAAAAGAAGTACATCAATTTGAGGCTCCCTTTGATAGCTACTTTCGGGATTTGATGGTGGATACTGTCGAACATTTGATGAATTGTGGTATTGATATCATCTATGGTTATACCCAAAGTGATGAAATATCTCTACTTTTTGCGCTGAATGAAAATACCTTCAACCGAAAATTAAGAAAACTCAATTCAGTTTTAGCAAGTGAAGCTAGCGCTAAATTTTCTTTATCGCTGAGTGCTTTAGCTTGCTTTGATTGTCGCATTTCTCAGCTTCCTAATAAAGAAGAAGTAGTAAATTATTTTCGTTGGCGCAGTGAAGATGCCCATAGAAATGCGCTAAATGCTCATTGCTATTGGTGTTTGCGTCGAGACGGGCAAAATGCAACTCAAGCAACCAGTATGATGAAAGGTTTATCTGTTGCTGAAAAAAACGAGATGTTATTTCAACATGGAATTAATTTTAATCAAATTCCTAACTGGCAAAAACGTGGTGTAGGGCTTTATTGGGAAAAATATGAAAAGCAAGGATATAACCCAGTTAAGGGGGAAATTGTGCCCGCATTACGGCGACGCATCCGGCAAGATTTAGATTTACCGATGAGGGATGAATACAGCCAATTTATTGCAAAGTTAGTTAGTGCTGAGTCATAA
- the leuD gene encoding 3-isopropylmalate dehydratase small subunit, with protein MVSEVKQVSGRAIPLIGNDIDTDRIIPARYLKAITFDGLGEGAFIDDRTALKGEHPFDLPQYQGANILIVNRNFGCGSSREHAPQALAKWGIKALIGESFAEIFFGNCVAMGIPCVTADSATIKKLQELVTTNPQASVTINLESLQVQIGDYTTPVSIGEGTRSTFISGTWDACGQLVANANQVRATAAKLPYVAWGY; from the coding sequence ATGGTTAGTGAAGTTAAACAAGTCTCCGGTCGCGCCATACCTTTAATAGGTAATGATATAGATACCGATCGCATCATTCCCGCCCGCTATTTAAAAGCCATCACTTTTGATGGTTTAGGTGAAGGTGCATTTATCGATGACCGCACAGCACTGAAAGGTGAGCATCCCTTCGATTTACCACAATATCAAGGGGCGAACATTTTAATAGTTAACCGCAACTTTGGCTGTGGTTCCTCACGGGAACACGCACCCCAAGCCCTAGCAAAATGGGGCATTAAAGCCTTAATTGGTGAAAGCTTTGCAGAAATCTTTTTTGGTAACTGCGTCGCAATGGGTATACCTTGCGTAACTGCTGATAGCGCCACCATCAAAAAGCTGCAAGAACTAGTAACAACCAATCCGCAAGCATCTGTCACCATCAATCTAGAAAGCTTGCAAGTCCAAATTGGCGATTACACAACTCCAGTATCTATCGGTGAAGGCACAAGAAGCACCTTCATCTCCGGAACTTGGGATGCTTGCGGTCAATTAGTAGCCAATGCCAATCAAGTTCGCGCCACTGCGGCAAAATTACCCTATGTAGCCTGGGGATATTAA
- a CDS encoding P-loop NTPase fold protein — MAIDLLSFFQATDPSRTLFINNAVDAKYYIDFSGVRGGDIINRLQQKITFFKPNEPTCTLFTGHIGCGKSTELLRLQAELEKQGFHVVYFESSEDLEMTDVDIADVLLAIARRVSQSLDKITLAETSKLNELLQGAWKVLNSEVTGVKLKVPNIGDVGYSAEKEKVSLAFGIGEITTKTRNDPNLREKLNQYLGPQKTQLLEAINRELLEPAIAKLKQQGKKGLVVIVDNLDRIDNRVKSWGRPQQEYLFVDQGEFLTKLNCHLVYTMPLSLKFSNDYGTLTQRFPEDPKVLPMVPVQWPDGQVHEQGMTLLQQMVLARAFPDVPAAERLDHITEIFDSASTLDRLCYMSGGHVRDLLRLLNTWIMEEMTLPLSRDTLEQVIRSRRNEMTMPISDEEWQLLRHVKQRKKVSDDQGYQKLIRSRFVFEYRDRGESWFDVNPILIEARELTS; from the coding sequence ATGGCCATAGATTTACTAAGTTTCTTTCAAGCTACCGACCCCAGCCGCACTTTGTTTATCAATAATGCAGTTGATGCCAAGTATTATATAGACTTTTCTGGAGTGCGGGGTGGTGATATTATTAACCGACTGCAACAGAAAATTACATTTTTTAAGCCGAATGAACCGACCTGTACTTTATTTACCGGACATATTGGTTGTGGTAAATCAACAGAGTTATTAAGGTTACAGGCGGAACTGGAAAAGCAAGGCTTTCATGTGGTGTATTTTGAGTCTAGCGAAGACTTGGAAATGACTGATGTGGATATTGCTGATGTGCTATTAGCGATCGCACGCCGTGTAAGTCAAAGCCTCGATAAAATTACACTGGCGGAAACCAGCAAACTCAATGAATTGCTGCAAGGTGCTTGGAAAGTCTTAAACTCCGAAGTGACGGGAGTTAAGCTGAAAGTTCCCAATATTGGCGATGTCGGTTACTCGGCGGAAAAAGAGAAAGTTTCCCTAGCCTTTGGAATTGGCGAAATTACCACCAAAACCAGGAACGACCCCAACCTGCGGGAAAAACTCAATCAATATTTAGGGCCGCAGAAAACCCAATTACTCGAAGCCATTAACCGCGAACTCTTAGAACCTGCGATCGCTAAACTCAAGCAGCAGGGTAAAAAAGGTTTAGTGGTAATTGTCGATAACCTCGACCGCATCGATAACCGCGTCAAATCTTGGGGTCGTCCGCAACAAGAATATTTATTTGTCGATCAAGGGGAATTTTTGACCAAGCTAAATTGTCATTTAGTTTATACAATGCCCCTATCGCTGAAATTTTCCAATGATTATGGCACTTTAACCCAGCGCTTCCCCGAAGATCCGAAAGTTTTGCCGATGGTTCCGGTACAGTGGCCTGATGGTCAAGTTCACGAACAGGGAATGACACTCTTGCAGCAGATGGTCTTAGCTAGAGCCTTTCCTGACGTACCAGCCGCAGAACGCCTCGATCATATTACAGAGATATTTGACAGTGCTAGCACCTTAGACCGCTTATGTTATATGAGTGGTGGTCATGTGCGCGACTTGTTGCGGTTGCTGAACACCTGGATTATGGAAGAAATGACCCTTCCCCTATCCCGCGACACCTTAGAACAAGTAATTCGTTCGCGGCGTAACGAAATGACCATGCCAATTTCTGATGAAGAGTGGCAATTATTGCGTCACGTCAAGCAGAGAAAGAAAGTCAGCGACGACCAAGGATATCAAAAACTGATTCGCAGTAGGTTTGTTTTTGAATATCGCGATCGCGGCGAGTCGTGGTTTGATGTTAACCCCATCTTAATTGAAGCCAGGGAATTAACCTCCTAA
- the leuC gene encoding 3-isopropylmalate dehydratase large subunit — protein MSKGTLFDKVWDLHTVGTLPSGLTQLFIGLHLIHEVTSPQAFAMLRERGLKVLFSDRTVATVDHIVPTDNQARPFVDTMAEEMIRALEQNCQENNIRFYNIGSGSQGIVHVIAPEQGLTQPGMTIACGDSHTSSHGAFGAIAFGIGTSQVRDVLASQTLALSKLKVRKIEVNGTLNPGVYAKDVILHIIRTLGVKGGVGYAYEYAGTTFEQMNMEERMTVCNMAIEGGARCGYVNPDQVTYDYLKGRDFAPKGADWDKAVAWWESIKSDANAEYDDVVVFNAADIPPTVTWGITPGQGIGVNQLIPKPEELLEEDRFIAEEAYSYMDLFPGQPIKGTKVDVCFIGSCTNGRISDLREAAKIAQGRHVAEGVKAFVVPGSERVKKEAEAEGLDKIFEEAGFEWREPGCSMCLAMNPDKLQGRQISASSSNRNFKGRQGSASGRTLLMSPAMVATAAIKGEVADVRELL, from the coding sequence ATGAGTAAAGGTACCCTGTTCGATAAAGTTTGGGACTTACACACTGTTGGGACGCTACCTTCTGGGCTAACGCAACTATTTATCGGGCTTCACCTGATCCATGAAGTCACCAGTCCCCAGGCCTTTGCAATGTTACGGGAACGAGGTTTAAAAGTATTATTTAGCGATCGCACTGTTGCCACAGTAGATCATATAGTACCTACTGATAATCAAGCTCGTCCCTTTGTCGATACGATGGCAGAGGAAATGATTCGAGCATTAGAGCAAAATTGTCAAGAAAATAACATCAGATTTTACAATATTGGTTCTGGTAGTCAAGGTATTGTCCATGTCATCGCCCCAGAACAAGGACTAACCCAGCCAGGAATGACCATTGCTTGCGGCGATAGCCATACATCTAGTCATGGTGCCTTTGGTGCGATCGCCTTTGGTATTGGTACTAGCCAAGTCCGTGATGTTTTGGCTTCCCAAACCCTCGCCCTCTCTAAATTAAAAGTCCGCAAAATCGAAGTTAACGGAACTCTCAACCCCGGTGTTTACGCCAAAGATGTAATTTTGCATATTATCCGCACCCTTGGCGTAAAAGGTGGTGTTGGTTACGCCTACGAATACGCAGGTACAACCTTTGAGCAAATGAACATGGAAGAGAGGATGACCGTCTGCAATATGGCGATCGAAGGCGGGGCCCGTTGTGGTTACGTCAACCCCGACCAAGTTACCTACGATTACCTCAAAGGTAGAGACTTCGCACCCAAAGGTGCTGATTGGGACAAAGCAGTTGCTTGGTGGGAATCCATCAAGAGTGATGCTAATGCTGAATATGACGATGTTGTAGTCTTCAACGCCGCCGATATTCCCCCCACAGTTACCTGGGGAATTACTCCCGGTCAAGGTATCGGCGTTAACCAACTCATCCCCAAACCAGAAGAACTACTGGAAGAAGACAGATTTATTGCTGAAGAAGCTTACAGCTACATGGATTTATTTCCCGGTCAGCCCATCAAAGGCACTAAAGTAGATGTCTGCTTTATAGGTAGTTGCACCAACGGCAGAATCAGCGACTTACGAGAAGCTGCAAAAATTGCCCAAGGTCGCCATGTAGCAGAGGGAGTGAAAGCTTTTGTTGTCCCAGGTTCTGAAAGAGTTAAAAAAGAAGCCGAAGCCGAAGGATTAGACAAAATTTTTGAGGAAGCCGGCTTTGAATGGCGCGAACCAGGCTGTTCCATGTGTCTAGCCATGAACCCAGACAAACTACAGGGAAGACAAATCAGCGCCTCCTCTTCCAACCGCAACTTTAAAGGTAGACAAGGTTCCGCTTCCGGTCGCACATTACTCATGAGTCCTGCAATGGTAGCGACTGCAGCAATTAAAGGCGAAGTCGCCGACGTGCGCGAGTTGCTGTAA